In the Thauera sedimentorum genome, one interval contains:
- the cheY gene encoding chemotaxis response regulator CheY, which produces MADPKMKFLVVDDFSTMRRIVRNLLKELGYTNVDEAEDGAVALQKLNSAQFDFVVTDWNMPNMDGLTLLQTIRQTPHLKHLPVLMITAEAKKENIIAAAQAGASGYIVKPFTSATMAEKLEKIFEKLGKNAVA; this is translated from the coding sequence ATGGCTGACCCCAAGATGAAATTCCTCGTAGTCGACGACTTCTCGACCATGCGCCGCATCGTGCGCAACCTGCTCAAGGAACTCGGCTACACCAATGTCGACGAAGCGGAAGACGGCGCCGTGGCGCTGCAGAAGCTCAACAGCGCGCAGTTCGACTTCGTCGTCACCGACTGGAACATGCCCAACATGGATGGCCTCACGCTGCTGCAGACCATCCGCCAGACCCCGCATCTCAAGCATCTGCCGGTGCTGATGATCACTGCCGAGGCGAAGAAGGAAAACATCATCGCCGCCGCGCAGGCAGGTGCCAGCGGCTACATCGTCAAGCCGTTCACCTCGGCGACGATGGCCGAGAAGCTGGAAAAGATCTTCGAGAAGCTCGGCAAGAACGCAGTCGCCTGA
- a CDS encoding chemotaxis protein, with protein MSELFKNIDARSKLAGTNKLEILLFTLGTDQRTGRRETFGINVFKVREVMRTPAITAAPEMPSSVEGMVSLRGVLVPVVDLAKYVGIGADTPRDIMIVTEYNGHTQGFLVEAVDTILRLDWAQMRVPPDMLVANMGGLVTAVTELPGNKLVMMLDVEKVLSETTRYDDEFMFQNIEPLAQEHGEHTVYFADDSSVARKQITRTLDALGVRYVSSVNGRAAWEELKKVAAYAESSGRKVKDLVSLVLTDVEMPEMDGYILTKSIKSDPRFEGVPVIMHSSLSGMSNQSLGKSVGVDEYVPKFEPQRLAGTLRRLLHVKGAPKD; from the coding sequence ATGTCCGAACTGTTCAAGAATATCGATGCCCGTAGCAAGCTGGCGGGAACCAACAAGCTGGAGATCCTGCTGTTTACGCTCGGCACGGATCAGCGCACCGGCCGGCGCGAGACCTTCGGCATCAACGTGTTCAAGGTTCGCGAGGTGATGCGCACCCCGGCGATCACCGCCGCGCCCGAGATGCCCTCGTCGGTGGAGGGCATGGTCAGCCTGCGCGGTGTGCTGGTGCCGGTGGTCGACCTCGCCAAGTACGTGGGCATCGGTGCGGACACGCCGCGCGACATCATGATCGTCACCGAATACAACGGCCACACCCAGGGTTTCCTGGTCGAGGCGGTGGATACCATCCTGCGCCTGGACTGGGCGCAGATGCGCGTGCCGCCCGACATGCTGGTGGCCAACATGGGCGGCCTGGTCACCGCGGTGACCGAACTGCCGGGCAACAAGCTGGTGATGATGCTCGACGTCGAGAAGGTGCTCTCCGAGACCACGCGCTACGACGACGAGTTCATGTTCCAGAACATCGAGCCGCTGGCCCAGGAGCATGGCGAGCACACCGTGTACTTTGCCGACGATTCCTCGGTGGCGCGCAAGCAGATCACCCGCACGCTGGATGCGCTGGGGGTGCGCTATGTCAGTTCCGTGAACGGGCGCGCCGCGTGGGAGGAACTCAAGAAGGTCGCCGCCTACGCGGAGTCGAGCGGACGCAAGGTCAAGGACCTGGTCAGCCTGGTGCTCACCGATGTCGAGATGCCCGAGATGGACGGCTACATTCTGACCAAGAGCATCAAATCCGATCCGCGCTTCGAAGGCGTTCCGGTGATCATGCACTCCTCGTTGTCCGGCATGTCGAACCAGAGCCTTGGCAAATCGGTCGGTGTAGACGAGTACGTACCCAAGTTCGAGCCGCAGCGCCTGGCAGGCACGCTGCGCCGCCTGCTCCACGTCAAGGGCGCTCCCAAGGACTGA
- a CDS encoding methyl-accepting chemotaxis protein, with product MKHKQAVTGNEVEVQLRHVIVSRTDPDGRITYVNRDFIEVSGFAEAELIGADHSIVRHPDMPAAVFEDMWCDLKAGRPWSGLVKNRCRNGDHYWVVGNVAPIMEDGRIAGYISVRGRAPRNRIDEAEAAYRSLREEPDSGLVVRHGRVVSNGLAARFARWYRDITLVGKLWWSLALAMALVLALAAVGWQGSAAMLADLLGLADPGGAGNAALRQAAQARMDDIRLLLGAGVLAIAAVCGGLIWLVATTITRPLAEARSALEKLAAGNFQGEFSAIRNDELGRLLQYLKSMKIRLGYDLEERRRVAAENLRIRQALECVETNVRIADIDGRVIYANPALLRTLRRVEAEIRRDLPGFDASRFVGSNIGELYPDPQAAVRRLASLREQARIDMKIGGRHFVVTTNPIIDGAGSMLGTVGEWRDRTEELMVEAELTGLVESAASGDFSGRVPPEGKSGFFLQLAEGLNRLMGVISGSVEEVARVLDAVARGELTEQIAGEYRGTLGRLKDDTNATVARLREVVERIKESAETISAASQQIAAGNGELSARTEAQAGSLEQTASAMEELNATVHQNADNARVAQELAASANTVAERGGATMHKVVSTMGDIQSAARRIEDIIGVIDAIAFQTNILAVNAAVEAARAGESGRGFAVVASEVRALAKRSAQSAREVKGLIADSVGKVEGGVRLVDEAGRTMEEIVEAFHRVSGLVSGIAEASREQSLGIEQVTAAVGQMDEMTQHNAALVEEAAAAAASLEEQARGLVEAVGVFDVGGAPPVASQPVAKTPAAGAGRVAKLASRPATGAARPARGAPLPKVRKLASVRKALQDEWEEF from the coding sequence ATGAAGCACAAGCAAGCAGTGACCGGCAATGAAGTCGAGGTCCAGCTGCGCCACGTGATCGTCTCGCGCACCGACCCCGATGGCCGCATCACCTATGTAAACCGCGATTTCATCGAGGTCAGCGGTTTCGCCGAGGCCGAGCTCATCGGCGCCGATCACAGCATCGTGCGCCACCCGGACATGCCGGCGGCGGTGTTCGAGGACATGTGGTGCGACCTCAAGGCCGGCCGGCCGTGGTCCGGGCTGGTCAAGAACCGTTGCCGCAACGGCGACCACTACTGGGTGGTGGGCAACGTGGCGCCGATCATGGAGGACGGCCGCATCGCCGGCTACATCTCGGTGCGCGGGCGCGCCCCGCGCAATCGCATCGACGAGGCCGAGGCCGCCTACCGCAGCTTGCGCGAGGAGCCGGACAGCGGCCTGGTGGTGCGCCACGGGCGGGTGGTCTCCAACGGACTGGCGGCGCGTTTCGCGCGCTGGTACCGCGACATCACCCTGGTCGGCAAGCTGTGGTGGTCGCTCGCCCTGGCGATGGCGCTGGTGCTCGCGCTGGCGGCCGTCGGCTGGCAGGGCAGCGCCGCCATGCTGGCCGACCTGCTTGGCCTGGCCGATCCGGGCGGCGCCGGAAATGCAGCGCTGCGGCAGGCGGCCCAGGCGCGCATGGATGACATCCGCCTGCTGCTCGGTGCCGGCGTGCTGGCGATCGCAGCGGTGTGCGGCGGGCTGATCTGGCTGGTCGCCACCACCATCACCCGTCCGCTGGCGGAGGCGCGCAGCGCGCTGGAGAAGCTCGCCGCGGGCAATTTCCAGGGCGAGTTCTCGGCCATCCGCAACGACGAACTCGGCCGCCTGCTGCAGTACCTCAAGTCGATGAAGATCCGCCTCGGCTACGACCTCGAGGAGCGGCGGCGGGTGGCGGCCGAGAACCTGCGCATCCGCCAGGCGCTGGAATGCGTGGAAACCAATGTGCGCATCGCCGACATCGACGGCCGGGTGATCTACGCCAACCCGGCGCTGCTGCGCACCCTGCGCCGCGTGGAGGCGGAGATCCGCCGCGACCTGCCCGGCTTCGACGCCTCGCGCTTCGTCGGCAGCAACATCGGCGAGCTGTATCCCGACCCGCAGGCCGCAGTGCGCCGGCTCGCGAGCCTGCGCGAGCAGGCGCGCATCGACATGAAGATAGGCGGGCGGCACTTCGTGGTGACCACCAACCCGATCATCGATGGCGCCGGCAGCATGCTGGGCACCGTGGGCGAATGGCGCGACCGCACCGAGGAGCTGATGGTCGAGGCCGAGCTCACCGGCCTGGTGGAGAGCGCGGCTTCGGGCGACTTCTCCGGCCGGGTGCCGCCGGAAGGCAAGAGCGGCTTCTTCCTGCAGCTGGCCGAGGGCCTGAACCGGCTGATGGGGGTGATCTCGGGCAGCGTGGAGGAAGTGGCGCGGGTGCTCGACGCGGTGGCGCGTGGCGAGCTGACCGAGCAGATCGCCGGCGAGTACCGCGGCACCCTGGGCCGGCTCAAGGACGACACCAACGCCACGGTGGCGCGGCTGCGTGAGGTGGTCGAGCGCATCAAGGAGTCGGCCGAGACGATCAGCGCGGCCTCGCAACAGATCGCCGCGGGCAACGGCGAGCTCTCCGCGCGCACCGAGGCGCAGGCCGGCTCGCTGGAGCAGACCGCCAGTGCGATGGAGGAGCTGAACGCCACGGTGCACCAGAACGCGGACAATGCGCGGGTGGCGCAGGAACTGGCGGCCAGCGCTAACACGGTGGCGGAGCGCGGCGGGGCGACCATGCACAAGGTGGTGTCCACGATGGGCGACATCCAGAGCGCGGCGCGGCGCATCGAGGACATCATCGGGGTGATCGATGCGATCGCCTTCCAGACCAACATCCTGGCGGTCAATGCGGCGGTGGAGGCGGCGCGCGCGGGCGAATCGGGGCGCGGCTTCGCGGTGGTGGCGAGCGAGGTGCGGGCGCTGGCCAAGCGCAGCGCGCAGTCGGCGCGCGAGGTGAAGGGGCTGATCGCCGACTCGGTGGGCAAGGTCGAAGGCGGGGTGCGGCTGGTCGATGAGGCGGGGCGCACGATGGAGGAGATCGTCGAGGCCTTCCACCGGGTCTCGGGGCTGGTGAGCGGGATTGCGGAAGCCAGCCGCGAGCAGAGCCTGGGCATCGAGCAGGTGACCGCGGCGGTGGGGCAGATGGACGAAATGACGCAGCACAACGCGGCGCTGGTGGAAGAGGCGGCCGCGGCGGCGGCCAGCCTGGAAGAGCAGGCCCGCGGCCTGGTCGAGGCCGTCGGGGTGTTCGATGTCGGCGGCGCTCCGCCCGTGGCGTCGCAGCCTGTGGCGAAAACGCCTGCCGCAGGAGCCGGCCGTGTTGCTAAACTGGCGTCCCGGCCGGCGACGGGGGCTGCACGCCCCGCGCGCGGCGCACCGTTGCCCAAGGTCCGCAAGCTCGCTTCGGTGAGGAAAGCCTTGCAGGATGAATGGGAGGAGTTCTGA
- a CDS encoding protein-glutamate methylesterase/protein-glutamine glutaminase, with the protein MTIRVLICDDSALMRALLSELIGRQPGIEVVGTAADPLVARELIRTLAPDVLTLDVEMPRMSGLEFLAQLMRLRPMPVVMVSNLTESGSEASLRALELGAVDVLAKPQNRSPQAMEEYAQRLGESLRAASQARVGRAPLPRAATPASAPPTATRSAPAALPRTGNGRLVFIGASTGGTEAIKTVLLGLPASMPPIFIVQHMPEMFTASFARRLDGICALHVKEAEDGEKAQPGMVYLAPGHSHLSVQRMAGGGWQCRLARSEPVNRHRPSVDVLFDSAAQVGAAAVGVLLTGMGKDGARGLLSMRSAGAWTMAQDQSSCVVYGMPREAVSIGAACEVVPLGEIAARLQQRLSGVRGTMTA; encoded by the coding sequence ATGACGATACGGGTGCTGATCTGTGACGACTCGGCCTTGATGCGGGCGCTGCTGTCGGAACTCATCGGCCGACAGCCGGGGATCGAGGTGGTCGGTACGGCGGCCGATCCGCTGGTGGCTCGCGAATTGATCCGCACGCTCGCTCCCGACGTACTGACCCTGGACGTCGAGATGCCGCGCATGAGCGGCCTGGAGTTCCTCGCGCAGCTGATGCGCCTGCGGCCGATGCCGGTGGTGATGGTTTCCAATCTCACCGAGAGCGGCTCCGAGGCCAGCCTGCGGGCGCTCGAACTGGGCGCGGTCGATGTGCTGGCCAAGCCGCAGAATCGCTCGCCGCAGGCCATGGAGGAGTATGCCCAGCGCCTGGGCGAGAGCCTGCGCGCGGCCAGCCAGGCGAGGGTGGGGCGTGCGCCGCTGCCCCGCGCCGCGACGCCTGCATCCGCACCGCCCACCGCGACGCGCAGCGCCCCGGCGGCGTTGCCGCGGACCGGCAACGGCCGGCTGGTGTTCATCGGCGCCTCGACCGGCGGCACCGAGGCGATCAAGACCGTGCTGCTCGGCCTGCCGGCGAGCATGCCGCCGATCTTCATCGTCCAGCACATGCCGGAGATGTTCACCGCGTCCTTTGCGCGCCGGCTCGACGGGATCTGCGCGCTGCACGTCAAGGAAGCCGAGGACGGCGAGAAGGCCCAGCCCGGTATGGTGTATCTGGCGCCCGGGCATTCGCACCTGTCGGTGCAGCGCATGGCCGGCGGCGGCTGGCAGTGCCGGCTGGCGCGCTCGGAGCCGGTCAACCGCCACCGCCCGTCGGTGGATGTGCTGTTCGATTCGGCGGCGCAGGTGGGGGCGGCTGCCGTGGGCGTGCTGCTCACCGGCATGGGCAAGGACGGCGCCCGCGGCCTGTTGTCGATGCGCAGCGCCGGCGCGTGGACGATGGCCCAGGATCAATCGAGCTGCGTGGTCTACGGCATGCCGCGCGAAGCGGTGAGCATCGGCGCGGCCTGCGAGGTGGTGCCGCTCGGCGAGATCGCCGCCCGGCTGCAGCAGCGGCTCAGCGGTGTCCGCGGCACGATGACCGCGTGA
- the cheZ gene encoding protein phosphatase CheZ, with product MAKKLKFDESGDSDDLQALFDSIAASPAKPVVQVVEPAANSDDGDNDELQALFDAVAGQFDTVPEPAPAVAPAPAQAPAAAAVKADPSPEAVFQRIGQMTRQVHDTLRELGYDDALQEAASAIPDARQRLNYIAQLTEQAASRVLNATDIARPIQDKVETDAAALQARWDKLFANQLSVDEFKTLSTDTRQFIGGVAESSRATNAQLMEIMMAQDFQDLTGQVIKKVIDMAQALESQLLQVLLEVAPSDRMTEKHAGLMNGPVISAEGRDDVVTSQEQVDDLLESLGF from the coding sequence ATGGCGAAGAAGCTGAAGTTCGACGAGTCGGGTGATTCGGACGATCTCCAGGCCCTGTTCGACAGCATCGCCGCCAGTCCGGCCAAGCCGGTGGTGCAGGTGGTCGAGCCGGCTGCCAACAGCGATGACGGAGACAACGACGAGTTGCAGGCCCTGTTCGACGCGGTAGCGGGGCAGTTCGACACCGTGCCGGAGCCGGCGCCTGCCGTGGCACCTGCACCGGCGCAAGCCCCGGCAGCGGCAGCGGTCAAGGCGGACCCGAGCCCCGAGGCGGTGTTCCAGCGCATCGGCCAGATGACCCGCCAGGTGCATGACACCTTGCGCGAGCTCGGCTACGACGACGCGTTGCAGGAAGCCGCATCGGCGATTCCCGATGCGCGCCAGCGGCTGAACTACATTGCCCAGCTCACCGAACAGGCCGCCAGTCGCGTGCTCAACGCCACCGACATCGCCCGTCCGATCCAGGACAAGGTGGAAACCGATGCGGCGGCCCTGCAGGCACGCTGGGACAAACTGTTCGCCAACCAGTTGTCGGTGGACGAGTTCAAGACCTTGAGCACCGACACCCGCCAGTTCATCGGTGGCGTCGCCGAGAGCAGCCGCGCCACCAACGCGCAGCTGATGGAAATCATGATGGCGCAGGATTTCCAGGATCTGACCGGCCAGGTGATCAAGAAGGTCATCGACATGGCACAGGCGCTGGAGAGCCAGCTGCTGCAGGTGCTGCTCGAGGTTGCTCCGTCCGACCGGATGACCGAAAAGCACGCCGGCCTGATGAACGGCCCGGTGATCTCCGCCGAAGGACGCGACGACGTCGTCACCAGCCAGGAGCAGGTGGACGACCTGCTCGAGAGCCTCGGCTTCTGA
- a CDS encoding CheR family methyltransferase, whose product MPAPVARDREFEFTAADFERVRKLIHQHAGIALSPAKQDMVYSRLARRLRSCGDKTFAQYLERLERDRGEWETFVNSLTTNLTSFFREAHHFDILADHLRKLAEKEKRPIKIWCCAASTGEEPYSLAITACEAFDTLNPPVQILASDIDTNVLAQGERGVFRQDRVERLSPQRIQRYFLRGAGSQDGQVRVRPELQRLISFRRINLLDPVWSVQGPLDALFCRNVMIYFDKPTQYGILKRFVPLLRPEGLLFAGHSESFMHAADLFRSLGRTVYKRADGVRG is encoded by the coding sequence ATGCCTGCGCCGGTGGCCCGCGACCGCGAATTCGAGTTCACCGCGGCCGACTTCGAGCGCGTGCGCAAGCTCATCCACCAGCATGCCGGCATTGCGCTGTCGCCGGCCAAGCAGGACATGGTCTACAGCCGTCTCGCGCGGCGCCTGCGCAGCTGCGGTGACAAGACTTTCGCGCAGTATCTCGAGCGCCTCGAGCGCGACCGCGGCGAGTGGGAAACCTTCGTCAACTCGCTGACCACCAATCTCACCTCCTTCTTCCGCGAGGCGCATCACTTCGACATCCTCGCCGACCATCTGCGCAAGCTGGCGGAAAAGGAGAAGCGGCCGATCAAGATCTGGTGCTGTGCGGCGTCCACCGGCGAGGAACCCTATTCACTGGCGATCACCGCCTGCGAGGCCTTCGACACGCTCAATCCGCCGGTGCAGATCCTGGCCAGCGACATCGATACCAACGTGCTCGCGCAGGGCGAACGCGGGGTGTTCCGCCAGGACCGCGTCGAGCGATTGTCGCCGCAGCGCATCCAGCGATACTTCCTGCGCGGCGCGGGCAGTCAGGACGGCCAGGTGCGGGTGCGCCCGGAACTGCAGCGGCTGATATCCTTCCGCCGCATCAACCTGCTCGATCCGGTCTGGTCGGTGCAGGGGCCGCTGGATGCGCTGTTCTGCCGCAACGTGATGATCTACTTCGACAAGCCTACCCAGTACGGCATCCTCAAGCGCTTCGTGCCGCTGCTGCGCCCCGAGGGGCTGCTGTTCGCCGGGCATTCGGAGAGCTTCATGCACGCGGCGGACCTGTTCCGTTCGCTCGGCCGGACGGTCTACAAGCGCGCCGACGGCGTGCGGGGCTGA
- a CDS encoding methyl-accepting chemotaxis protein, translating to MGAMLISVAAGLLAALGGMAVSALAGAPNLPTLIAHGGIGLLVFALTWLGWRHVVTAPLARFGETLQAMQRDGDLSRRAEVGAGPVGACTARFNALIESFQGIVGKVIFDAQRVADTADQLSSHAGAVADGSAQQRAASENMARAIEDMTGGVAAVADHASLTAQNAQQARTLSLEGARIVTQASTEIERIARSVEQSAQVISALGERSEAISGIVKVIREIADQTNLLALNAAIEAARAGEQGRGFAVVADEVRKLAERTSGATTEISTMIAAIQDETRSAIESIHGGSEQARAGAELARQAAGSLELINQGAQETMEKIDSIAVAIAQQSREAENVTGYVRQIMDMVERNSEGATETLNEAKKLESLAANLHEISKVFRLGAQGEQAMAVHKRMPALVQQAAAEIGALLERAVASGQIAEKDLFNDQYRPIANTRPQKFNTAFDTLTDRLLPPLQEPLLERNGEMVYAIACDRKGYVPTHNKRFSLPLTGDYDKDFVGNRTKRVFDDPVGKQCGAHQLQFLIQTYRRDTGEIMHDISAPIYVNGRHWGGFRIGYRA from the coding sequence ATGGGAGCCATGCTCATCAGTGTCGCAGCGGGCCTGCTCGCCGCCCTCGGCGGCATGGCGGTGTCCGCGCTTGCGGGCGCCCCCAACCTGCCGACGCTTATCGCCCACGGCGGCATCGGCCTGCTGGTGTTCGCGCTGACCTGGCTGGGCTGGCGCCATGTGGTCACCGCGCCGCTGGCGCGTTTCGGCGAGACCCTGCAGGCCATGCAGCGCGACGGCGACCTGTCGCGCCGTGCCGAAGTCGGTGCCGGGCCGGTGGGCGCGTGCACCGCGCGCTTCAATGCGCTGATCGAGAGTTTCCAGGGCATCGTCGGCAAGGTGATCTTCGATGCCCAGCGGGTGGCCGACACCGCGGACCAGTTGTCCTCCCATGCGGGTGCGGTGGCGGACGGCTCTGCGCAGCAGCGTGCGGCGTCCGAGAACATGGCGCGCGCGATCGAGGACATGACCGGCGGGGTCGCCGCCGTGGCCGACCACGCCAGCCTGACCGCGCAGAACGCCCAGCAGGCGCGCACGCTTTCGCTGGAGGGCGCGCGCATCGTCACCCAGGCGTCCACCGAGATCGAGCGCATCGCCCGCTCGGTGGAGCAGTCCGCGCAGGTGATCTCGGCGCTCGGCGAGCGCTCGGAGGCGATCAGCGGCATCGTCAAGGTGATCCGCGAGATCGCCGACCAGACCAACCTGCTGGCGCTCAACGCCGCCATCGAGGCCGCCCGCGCGGGCGAGCAGGGCCGCGGTTTCGCGGTGGTGGCGGACGAAGTGCGCAAGCTGGCCGAACGGACCTCGGGTGCGACCACCGAGATCAGCACCATGATCGCCGCGATCCAGGACGAGACCCGCAGCGCCATCGAATCGATACACGGCGGCAGCGAGCAGGCCCGGGCCGGCGCCGAACTGGCGCGGCAGGCGGCCGGATCGCTGGAACTGATCAACCAGGGCGCGCAGGAAACGATGGAGAAGATCGACAGCATCGCGGTCGCCATCGCCCAGCAGAGCCGCGAGGCGGAGAACGTCACCGGCTACGTCCGCCAGATCATGGACATGGTGGAGCGCAATTCGGAAGGCGCCACCGAGACCCTGAACGAAGCCAAGAAGCTGGAAAGCCTGGCCGCGAACCTGCACGAGATCAGCAAGGTGTTCCGCCTCGGCGCGCAGGGCGAGCAGGCGATGGCGGTGCACAAGCGCATGCCGGCGCTGGTGCAGCAGGCTGCCGCCGAGATCGGCGCATTGCTCGAGCGGGCCGTGGCCTCGGGGCAGATCGCCGAGAAGGATCTGTTCAACGACCAGTACCGCCCGATCGCCAACACCCGCCCGCAGAAGTTCAACACCGCCTTCGACACGCTCACCGATCGCCTGCTGCCGCCGCTGCAGGAGCCCCTGCTGGAGCGCAACGGAGAGATGGTCTACGCGATCGCCTGTGACCGCAAAGGTTACGTGCCGACCCACAACAAGCGCTTCTCGCTGCCGCTGACCGGTGACTACGACAAGGATTTCGTCGGCAACCGTACCAAGCGGGTGTTCGACGACCCGGTAGGCAAGCAGTGCGGCGCGCACCAGTTGCAGTTCCTGATCCAGACCTACCGGCGCGATACCGGCGAGATCATGCACGACATCTCCGCGCCCATCTACGTGAATGGCAGGCACTGGGGCGGGTTCCGCATCGGCTACCGTGCCTGA
- a CDS encoding chemotaxis protein encodes MKLDKPENTFLEAVDGRTMLAGSNRMEILLFSLGTKETFGINVFKVREVSKTPFITRAPNMPGGVEGLISLRGNVIPVLSLAKVLGIAAPGDALGGSMMVTEYSKRTLGFLVEEVDRIIRVEWDKVRTPENVSSSVHNFITAITELQDGGLVSILDVETILANTFGEAVIGNIAPIAGGHEVNVFFVDDSAVARRKIAEVLDKLGVKHKHAQNGLEAWTRLEGMASHAQQTGRPLAEEIDMILVDAEMPEMDGYVLTRNIKNDPRFEGIPVVMHSSLSSEANRAMGKRVGVDAYVAKFDADVLADTLRPMLNRGR; translated from the coding sequence ATGAAGCTCGACAAACCCGAAAACACCTTCCTGGAAGCGGTCGATGGGCGCACCATGCTCGCCGGCTCGAACCGCATGGAAATCCTGCTGTTCTCGCTCGGCACCAAGGAAACCTTCGGCATCAACGTGTTCAAGGTGCGCGAAGTGTCCAAGACGCCCTTCATCACCCGCGCACCCAACATGCCGGGCGGGGTGGAAGGCCTGATCTCGCTGCGCGGCAACGTCATTCCGGTGCTGTCGCTGGCCAAGGTGCTCGGCATCGCGGCACCCGGCGACGCGCTTGGCGGCTCGATGATGGTCACCGAATACAGCAAGCGCACGCTCGGCTTCCTGGTCGAGGAGGTCGACCGCATCATCCGTGTCGAGTGGGACAAGGTGCGCACGCCCGAGAACGTCTCGTCCAGCGTGCACAACTTCATCACCGCGATCACCGAACTGCAGGACGGCGGACTGGTGTCCATCCTGGATGTCGAGACCATCCTCGCCAACACCTTCGGTGAGGCGGTGATCGGCAATATCGCGCCGATTGCCGGCGGTCACGAGGTCAACGTCTTCTTCGTCGACGACTCCGCGGTGGCCCGGCGCAAGATCGCCGAGGTGCTCGACAAGCTGGGCGTCAAGCACAAGCACGCGCAGAACGGACTGGAAGCCTGGACCCGCCTGGAAGGCATGGCCAGCCATGCGCAGCAGACCGGCCGGCCGCTGGCCGAGGAGATCGACATGATCCTGGTCGATGCCGAGATGCCGGAGATGGACGGTTATGTGCTGACCCGCAACATCAAGAACGATCCCCGCTTCGAGGGTATCCCGGTGGTGATGCATTCCTCGCTCTCGTCCGAAGCCAACCGGGCGATGGGAAAACGGGTTGGCGTCGATGCTTACGTGGCAAAATTCGACGCGGACGTGCTGGCCGATACCCTGCGCCCCATGCTCAACCGCGGACGCTGA